One genomic window of Anoplolepis gracilipes chromosome 5, ASM4749672v1, whole genome shotgun sequence includes the following:
- the Adck1 gene encoding aarF domain-containing kinase 1 yields the protein MAMFTSRRLFNAVTIGTIGLGTLASLRANEYDIGAIGIVRLSRAALVVLDIGRHYKKELYNSKLDRTSTEYLQLKSDVHKYGAQRLLELCCVNKGVYIKVGQHVGALDYLLPQEYVRTMRILHSSAPQSSFKDVLTVIKEDFKKDPYQVFQNIDPEPLGTASLAQVHKAVLRNGDVVAVKVQHRSVKSNSYVDIKTMSALVKITSLVFPDFKFDWLVDETKKNIPQELDFIREGKNAEKVQELFGDYHWLRVPKIYWDMSSSRVLTMEFLDGGEVNDLEYMRAHQLNPYEVTSKLGRLYSQMIFIEGFVHSDPHPGNILVRNRDSQAEIVLLDHGLYANLSDQFRWDYSKLWLAILDGNRVAMKEQCARLGVADYYGLLSVMVSGRTWETIMSGVRKTRYNIKEQELFQQNIPNLLPQISTVLDRVNRQMLLILKTNDLMRCIEYSLHTQSRMSAMMEMSKCCVRSVYGEKLRHCSSVWDRCWVSCAERWALFKLSVYYVYLGLINFDLNKSVDSLWTKDFYPF from the coding sequence ATGGCAATGTTTACATCCAGAAGGTTATTCAACGCTGTTACTATTGGGACGATTGGGTTGGGCACTCTGGCATCTCTCAGAGCAAACGAGTATGACATTGGAGCCATTGGAATTGTACGACTGAGCCGGGCCGCGCTCGTGGTCCTTGATATAGGTCGTCATTATAAGAAAGAATTGTACAATAGTAAATTGGATAGGACGTCGACAGAGTACCTGCAGTTAAAATCAGACGTTCACAAGTACGGAGCACAGAGGCTGCTGGAGCTCTGTTGTGTCAACAAGGGGGTCTACATTAAAGTAGGTCAGCATGTGGGTGCGTTGGATTACTTGCTACCTCAGGAGTATGTGCGCACCATGCGAATATTGCATAGTTCGGCACCCCAGTCTTCGTTCAAGGACGTGCTCACTGTGATCAAAGAGGACTTTAAAAAAGATCCGTACCAGGTATTTCAGAACATCGATCCGGAACCTCTTGGCACTGCCAGTCTCGCGCAAGTGCATAAAGCTGTCCTCAGGAATGGCGATGTGGTTGCCGTTAAGGTGCAGCATCGCTCTGTCAAGAGTAACTCCTATGTCGATATCAAGACCATGTCGGCTCTGGTGAAGATCACATCGCTAGTGTTTCCGGATTTCAAGTTCGATTGGCTGGTCGACGAAACGAAGAAGAACATTCCACAGGAACTGGATTTCATTCGCGAGGGCAAAAACGCCGAAAAAGTACAAGAGCTCTTCGGCGACTATCACTGGTTGAGAGTGCCGAAGATATACTGGGACATGTCATCGTCACGCGTCCTCACGATGGAATTCCTGGATGGCGGAGAGGTGAACGATCTCGAATACATGCGTGCTCATCAGTTAAATCCATACGAAGTCACTAGCAAGCTCGGTCGTCTGTACAGCCAAATGATCTTTATCGAGGGCTTCGTGCACTCGGATCCGCATCCAGGTAACATTCTGGTACGTAATCGTGACTCCCAGGCGGAGATTGTGCTGTTGGATCATGGCTTGTACGCCAATCTGTCCGATCAGTTTCGCTGGGACTACTCGAAGCTATGGTTGGCGATCCTTGACGGGAATCGTGTTGCCATGAAGGAGCAGTGCGCGCGACTCGGCGTCGCCGATTATTATGGTTTGCTATCGGTCATGGTGTCGGGCAGAACATGGGAGACGATTATGTCGGGCGTGCGTAAGACCCGGTATAACATCAAAGAGCAGGAGCTGTTCCAACAGAATATCCCAAACTTGTTACCGCAGATTAGCACCGTGCTGGATCGCGTCAATCGGCAAATGCTGCTAATCCTCAAGACCAACGACCTGATGCGCTGTATCGAGTATTCGTTACACACCCAGTCCAGAATGTCAGCCATGATGGAGATGTCCAAGTGCTGCGTGCGCTCTGTATACGGCGAGAAGCTTAGACACTGTTCAAGCGTGTGGGATAGGTGCTGGGTATCCTGTGCGGAGCGCTGGGCGCTCTTCAAATTGTCAGTTTATTACGTTTACTTAGGTCTGATAAATTTTGACTTGAACAAGTCGGTCGATTCTTTGTGgacaaaagatttttatccattttaa
- the Mrpl11 gene encoding large ribosomal subunit protein uL11m, with protein sequence MSKPFGKKLAKKLTEKIDHSSRLRVIIPAGLASSAPPLGSQLGQRNINIANFCKDFNQRTANIKEGIPLPCRVKVHSDRSYDLVIHKPPATYFLKQAAGIQKARMRHDEVAGKITLKHLYEIAKIKSEDPPLALLSLEQICGMMVGIARSCGIEIVRDIDPEEYKQFLKEREEAITQYREELRLAKESKLLRT encoded by the exons atgtcgAAACCATTTGGAAAAAAACTGGCTAAGAAGCTAACTGAGAAGATCGATCACTCGTCAAGATTACGTGTAATAATACCCGCGGGTTTGGCGTCATCCGCACCGCCTCTCGGATCTCAACTCGGACAA AGGAATATCAACATTGCAAATTTTTGCAAAGACTTCAATCAGAGGACAGCTAACATCAAGGAAGGCATCCCTTTGCCATGTCGTGTGAAAGTGCATTCGGATAGATCATACGATTTAGTGATTCACAAGCCACCTGCAACATATTTCTTGAAACAAGCAGCTGGGATACAAAAAGCAAGAATGAGGCATG ACGAAGTGGCTGGCAAGATAACTCTGAAACATTTATATGAAATCGCTAAGATCAAATCAGAAGATCCACCCCTGGCATTGCTCTCTTTGGAGCAAATCTGCGGTATGATGGTCGGCATCGCGCGCTCGTGTGGCATCGAGATCGTGCGTGACATAGATCCAGAGGAATACAAGCAGTTCTTGAAGGAGCGGGAAGAGGCTATCACGCAATATCGCGAAGAACTACGATTAGCTAAAGAAAGCAAGTTACTGAGAACTTAA
- the LOC140666155 gene encoding uncharacterized protein isoform X2, producing MHSSILMPGCCVPGCSNSTAKGFSMRSFPTDRERRALWIANIGKLNWEPKTNSRICEVHFSKDMWEKVRCDGKQKLKCNAVPTIFPSHEQKKNILFNNHGKSDIERDNMVADKSNMNFPPMSQDHLNPSVSANMEEEIDWKKQCEELTHLLRTSEQTCTKLRNTMKRREEMFNRIIVKSDRYRRILKERLKRLKESNQNYEKLKINLEKIFKNKDQIIILSGNDCKWSYETILQAIDSIHTSGNNKV from the exons ATGCACTCTTCAATTTTG atGCCGGGTTGCTGCGTACCTGGGTGTAGTAATTCAACCGCCAAAGGATTTTCAATGAGAAGTTTTCCTACAGATCGCGAACGGAGAGCATTATGGATTGCCAATATTGGTAAACTAAATTGGGAACCTAAGACAAATAGCCGGATATGCGAA GTACATTTTTCTAAGGATATGTGGGAAAAAGTTCGTTGCGATGGTaaacagaaattaaaatgtaatgctGTACCCACAATTTTCCCTTCTCATGaacagaagaaaaatattttgtttaacaatCATGGTAAAAGTGACATTGAGAGAGATAATATGGTGGCTGATAAAAGTAATATGAATTTTCCTCCAATGTCGCAAGATCATCTAAATCCATCTGTGTCTGCAAATATGGAAGAAGAAATAGATTGGAAAAAGCAATGTGAGGAATTGACACATTTATTGAGAACGAGCGAACAAACGTGTACAAAACTTCGAAATACTATGAAAAGACGTGAAGAAAtgtttaatagaataatagtaaaaagtGATAGATATAGAAGAATTTTAAAGGAACGCTTAAAAAGATTGAAAGAAAGCaatcaaaattatgaaaaattaaaaattaacttagaaaaaatcttcaaaaataaagatcaaattataattcttagtGGAAATGACTGTAAATGGTCTTATGAGACAATTTTGCAAGCTATTGACTCGATACATACAAGTGGCAATAACAAAGTATAG
- the LOC140666155 gene encoding uncharacterized protein isoform X1: protein MHSSILKMPGCCVPGCSNSTAKGFSMRSFPTDRERRALWIANIGKLNWEPKTNSRICEVHFSKDMWEKVRCDGKQKLKCNAVPTIFPSHEQKKNILFNNHGKSDIERDNMVADKSNMNFPPMSQDHLNPSVSANMEEEIDWKKQCEELTHLLRTSEQTCTKLRNTMKRREEMFNRIIVKSDRYRRILKERLKRLKESNQNYEKLKINLEKIFKNKDQIIILSGNDCKWSYETILQAIDSIHTSGNNKV, encoded by the exons ATGCACTCTTCAATTTTG aagatGCCGGGTTGCTGCGTACCTGGGTGTAGTAATTCAACCGCCAAAGGATTTTCAATGAGAAGTTTTCCTACAGATCGCGAACGGAGAGCATTATGGATTGCCAATATTGGTAAACTAAATTGGGAACCTAAGACAAATAGCCGGATATGCGAA GTACATTTTTCTAAGGATATGTGGGAAAAAGTTCGTTGCGATGGTaaacagaaattaaaatgtaatgctGTACCCACAATTTTCCCTTCTCATGaacagaagaaaaatattttgtttaacaatCATGGTAAAAGTGACATTGAGAGAGATAATATGGTGGCTGATAAAAGTAATATGAATTTTCCTCCAATGTCGCAAGATCATCTAAATCCATCTGTGTCTGCAAATATGGAAGAAGAAATAGATTGGAAAAAGCAATGTGAGGAATTGACACATTTATTGAGAACGAGCGAACAAACGTGTACAAAACTTCGAAATACTATGAAAAGACGTGAAGAAAtgtttaatagaataatagtaaaaagtGATAGATATAGAAGAATTTTAAAGGAACGCTTAAAAAGATTGAAAGAAAGCaatcaaaattatgaaaaattaaaaattaacttagaaaaaatcttcaaaaataaagatcaaattataattcttagtGGAAATGACTGTAAATGGTCTTATGAGACAATTTTGCAAGCTATTGACTCGATACATACAAGTGGCAATAACAAAGTATAG
- the LOC140666342 gene encoding RING-type E3 ubiquitin-protein ligase PPIL2 has product MGKRQHQKDKMYLTYTEWSTLYGGRKSGTTLETSEEKTFRRLPYDHCCLSLQPFEHPYCDSHGNVFELEAILAYLKQYKHNPITGKPLDAKSLIKLNFHKNMEDEYQCPVLFKLFTKHSHIVAIKTTGNVFSYEAVEQLNIKAKNWKDLLNDQPFTRQDIITIQDPNNAMKFNLSTFHHIKNNIRVEDEETVRERNNPNAKLKTVSMETKEILAELERDYKPAKKSEKDETSKKADKFNAAHYSTGAVAAGFTSTIMPAETTHQAAVIAEDLVRYERVKKKGYIRLVTNFGALNLELYCDMVSKTCENFMKHCQNGYYNGTKFHRSIRNFMIQGGDPTNTGNGGKSIWGKPFEDEFKPNLVHQGRGILSMANSGPNTNGSQFFITFRSCRHLDRKHTVFGKIVGGLDTLNAIEKVEVDNKDRPIEDIVIQTVQVFVDPFQEADEQLVAERAVEMERLAQEASQSKTKDKRDQKDHTQKIYRSGIGKYVKLEQEKLDKRDANEEPALKKKKVLSQSYGDFSSFTF; this is encoded by the exons ATGGGGAAACGTCAGCATCAGAAAGATAAGAT GTATTTAACGTATACCGAGTGGTCAACACTATACGGAGGAAGAAAATCAGGAACGACTCTAGAAACGAGTGAAGAGAAAACGTTCAGGCGTTTACCATATGATCATTGCTGTTTATCTCTGCAGCCCTTTGAGCATCCTTACTGTGACTCACATGGCAACGTGTTTGAACTAGAAGCTATTCTGgcttatttaaaacaatataagcATAATCCTATAACTGGGAAACCATTAGATGCAAAAAGTctgatcaaattaaattttcataaaaatatggaaGATGAATATCAGTGTCctgttctttttaaattattcacgaAACATTCACACATTGTTGCCATTAAAACCACAGGGAATGTGTTTTCTTATgaa gcTGTTGAACAGTTGAATATAAAAGCTAAGAACTGGAAGGATTTACTAAATGATCAGCCATTTACACGCCAAGATATTATCACAATTCAAGATCCGAATAATGCAATGAAATTCAATTTGTCTACATTTCATCATATTAAGAATAACATAAGAGTAGAAGATGAAG AAACTGTGAGAGAGCGAAACAATCcgaatgcaaaattaaaaactgtttCTATGGAAACCAAAGAAATCCTAGCAGAATTGGAGAGAGATTATAAACCAGcaaagaaaagtgaaaaagatGAAACATCTAAGAAGGCTGACAAATTTAACGCT gCACATTATTCTACTGGCGCAGTAGCTGCAGGTTTTACTTCAACAATAATGCCAGCAGAGACTACTCATCAAGCAGCTGTAATCGCAGAAGATTTGGTGCGATATGAAAGAGTCAAGAAGAAGG gatATATCAGATTAGTTACAAATTTTGGTGCCTTGAATCTGGAGCTCTACTGTGATATGGTTTCAAAGACATGTGAAAACTTCATGAAACACTGTCAGAATGGTTATTACAATGGCACAAAGTTCCATAGatcaataagaaattttatg ATTCAAGGAGGTGATCCAACTAACACAGGTAATGGTGGCAAATCCATTTGGGGCAAACCGTTTGAGGACGAATTCAAGCCAAATCTGGTACATCAAGGCAGAGGCATTTTATCAATGGCAAATTCAGGTCCAAATACCAATGGATCCCAAtt TTTCATCACGTTCCGGTCGTGTAGACACCTAGATCGCAAGCACACAGTCTTCGGAAAGATAGTCGGAGGTCTAGACACGTTGAACGCGATCGAGAAGGTGGAGGTGGACAATAAAGATCGACCGATAGAAGATATAGTTATACAGACTGTTCAAGTCTTTGTAGATCCTTTTCAAGAAGCTGACGAACAACTCGTTGCAGAACGAGCTGTCGAAATGGAACGATTAGCTCAAGAAGCGAGTCAGAGCAAAACGAAGGACAAGAGGGATCAGAAAGATCACACTCAGAAAATTTATCGATCTGGTATAGGGAAATATGTGAAATTGGAACAGGAGAA ATTGGACAAACGAGATGCAAATGAGGAACCTGCtctgaagaagaaaaaagttttgtcGCAATCATATGGAGATTTCTCCTCTTTTACATTCTAA